From a region of the Oryza sativa Japonica Group chromosome 6, ASM3414082v1 genome:
- the LOC4341246 gene encoding uncharacterized protein has protein sequence MAHLRLLLSHSSRHHPQPHRLISLLRFSSNTGSGSGSGPTPPPIKPVSYAPKPQPAPEEAPAAAEEAAPSDDPGSRPPPPPRRSQGPPQRQQWTREEMRFVKDAGPSITPVSYPARVAPLPEDRPAEEAPPEGPADEGLRGEGERIEMDATRARRSFFGMQAEEEQAPYPTLIPVEKRPQKVAIDLVDAIREIKTSANEKKRNFTETVEAHVMLGVDPRRGDQMVRGALTLPHGTGKTVRVAVFAEGPAADEARAAGADVVGGDELIEEIRTGGGKLSFDKCIATPMYMPRLSKVARILGPRGLMPNPKLGSVTNDVSGAVKAAKSGRVDFKIDKTAIVHVGLGKINFSDENLRENIGAFVHALLLAKPVGLKKTSKYVGYVKKFTLSSTMGPGFPVTIPSLSAAADHYNNSKVQAS, from the exons atggctcacctccgcctcctcctctcccactccagccgccaccacccccaGCCGCACCGTCTCATCTCGCTCCTCCGCTTCTCCTCTAacaccggctccggctccggctccggcccaacgccgccgcccatcAAGCCCGTGTCCTACGCCCCGAAGCCGCAGCCAGCGCCCGAGGaggctcccgccgccgcggaggaggctgccccgaGCGATGACCCCGGGTCtcggcccccgccgccgccaaggaGATCGCAGGGGCCGCCACAGCGGCAGCAGTGGACGCGGGAGGAGATGCGGTTCGTGAAGGACGCGGGGCCCTCGATCACGCCGGTGTCGTACCCGGCCAGGGTCGCGCCGCTGCCGGAGGACCGTCCGGCGGAGGAGGCACCCCCGGAGGGGCCGGCGGACGAGGGGCTGCGGGGAGAGGGGGAGCGGATCGAGATGGACGCCACGCGGGCCAGGAGGAGCTTCTTCGGGAtgcaggcggaggaggagcaggcgccATACCCGACGCTCATACCCGTCGAGAAGCGGCCGCAGAAGGTCGCCATTGATCTCGTCGACGCCATCCGCGAAATCAAG ACCAGTGCAAATGAAAAGAAGCGGAATTTTACCGAAACAGTTGAAGCTCATGTAATGTTAGGTGTTGATCCACGTCGTGGTGACCAG ATGGTGCGTGGCGCGTTAACTTTGCCACATGGCACTGGCAAG ACTGTTAGGGTAGCGGTATTTGCAGAAGGTCCTGCAGCAGATGAAGCTAGAGCTGCTGGAGCTGATGTCGTTGGTGGTGACGAGCTGATTGAGGAGATCCGCACAG GAGGCGGTAAACTGAGTTTTGACAAGTGCATTGCTACCCCTATGTACATGCCTCGTCTTTCGAAG GTTGCTAGAATATTGGGTCCACGCGGACTGATGCCAAATCCTAAG CTAGGGTCTGTGACAAACGATGTTTCTGGTGCTGTCAAAGCAGCAAAATCAGGCCGGGTTGATTTCAAAATAGATAAAACAGCTATAGTGCATGTTGGTCTTGGGAAG ATAAATTTTTCTGATGAGAATTTGCGTGAAAATATTGGTGCTTTTGTACATGCACTTCTACTTGCCAAGCCAGTGGGATTAAAGAAAA CTTCAAAGTATGTTGGATACGTGAAGAAGTTCACACTGAGTAGCACA ATGGGTCCTGGATTTCCTGTAACCATACCATCGCTATCCGCGGCAGCTGATCATTATAACAATAGCAAGGTGCAAGCCAGCTAA
- the LOC4341247 gene encoding peroxidase P7: protein MATQWVLVVVAVMAVLFAGGAAGGQLSTRYYDGKCPNVQSIVRAGMAQAVAAEPRMGASILRMFFHDCFVNGCDASILLDDTANFTGEKNAGPNANSVRGYEVIDAIKTQVEASCNATVSCADILALAARDAVNLLGGPTWTVQLGRRDALTASQSAANGNLPGPGSDLATLVTMFGNKGLSPRDMTALSGAHTLGQARCATFRSRIFGDGNVDAAFAALRQQACPQSGGDTTLAPIDVQTPDAFDNAYYANLVKKQGLFHSDQELFNGGSQDALVRKYAGNAGMFAADFAKAMVRMGALLPAAGTPTEVRLNCRKVN, encoded by the exons ATGGCTACTCAATGGGTGCTCGTGGTGGTTGCTGTAATGGCCGTGCTCTTCGCcggaggcgccgccggcgggcaGCTGTCGACGAGGTACTACGACGGCAAGTGCCCGAACGTGCAGAGCATCGTGAGGGCCGGGATGGCGCaggccgtggcggcggagcCCCGGATGGGCGCCTCCATCCTCCGCATGttcttccacgactgcttcgtcaaC GGGTGCGACGCGTCCATCTTGCTCGACGACACGGCCAACTTCACCGGCGAAAAGAACGCCGGGCCGAACGCCAACTCGGTGCGCGGGTACGAGGTGATCGACGCCATCAAGACCCAGGTCGAGGCGTCCTGCAACGCcaccgtctcctgcgccgacatcctcgccctcgccgcgcgcGACGCCGTCAACCTG CTGGGCGGGCCGACGTGGACGGTGCAGCTGGGTCGCCGCGACGCGCTGACGGCGAGCCAGAGCGCGGCGAACGGCAACCTGCCGGGGCCGGGGTCCGACCTCGCCACGCTCGTCACCATGTTCGGCAACAAGGGGCTGTCGCCGCGGGACATGACGGCGCTGTCGGGCGCGCACACGCTGGGGCAGGCCCGGTGCGCCACGTTCCGCAGCCGCATCTTCGGCGACGGCAACGTcgacgccgccttcgccgcgctCCGGCAGCAGGCGTGCCCGCAGTCCGGCGGCGACACGACGCTGGCGCCCATCGACGTGCAGACGCCCGACGCGTTCGACAACGCCTACTACGCGAACCTGGTGAAGAAGCAGGGGCTGTTCCACTCCGACCAGGAGCTGTTCAACGGCGGGTCGCAGGACGCGCTGGTGAGGAAGTACGCCGGCAACGCCGGCATGTTCGCCGCCGACTTCGCCAAGGCGATGGTGAGGATGGGCGCCCTCCTGCCGGCGGCCGGGACGCCGACCGAGGTCCGTCTGAACTGTAGGAAGGTCAACTAA